The Candidatus Brocadiaceae bacterium genome contains the following window.
AGGGAACACCTTGCTTAATTATTCATTGATATTGGACAAAATGAATATCTTGGCATAACCAATTACTGAAGCCGACCGAAAAAGCGCAGCGGTTGATTTTTGGCGTTAGGCAAGTAGGATGAGTTATGCAGAGCGAAACCATCAATGCCTTTTTTTGTTGGGTGTGCTTCGCCCTTCGATAACCTCAGTGCAGGCTTCATCAACCTTTCTTTGATTAACTCATCGAACTTCCAAGAAGAATAGAAATATAGGCATTTATTTATTATGTTTATGTCTGTGGTCCAAGTCAGGCAAATGTTTATGTGAGTGTGATATTTCCTCATGTTCATGCAAATGAGAGTGCCACAAACCATGTGGCACATCGGGTAGAATATGGGCATGATGTCCATCATCATGTTTGTGCCAGTGATCATGGGTAATGGCACAATGGATGTGCTCGTGCTCATGCTTTTCAAGAAACAAAAAGACTAAAGAACTCATAATGATTAACCCTGCCCATATTTGGGTATCAGCAACAGATTCGCCCAACAGCGTTGTTGAAAGAACTACCCCAAAAAAAGGAGCTGTTGAAAAAATGATCTGGCCTCTTGTTGTGCCAAGTTTTTGTGAAGACATGATATAAAGGACGACACTTATCCCGTAAGAAAAAACTCCTACAATTATAGCAATGCCAAATAACGTAAATGTCATTTCCATTGATGACATAAATGCGCCAATGGAAAAATTGATAATGCCAGCCATAATGCCTTTCCAGAATGTTATTTGTGATGGGGGCATTCCGTTAATCAGAACGGTCAAATGGTTATCTAATCCCCAACAAAAGCATGCAATTGCGACAAGGATACCTGCGGTAATACCAGAAATACCTTCCGCGTTGGTTAACAGGGCGGCAGCAATTAACATACCTGCAGTTGAGAGCCAACCGTAAGGAGTAAGGTGGTCTCTGAAAATAAAATATCCAAGTAATGCGGTAGCGACAAGTTCCAGATTAAGCCACATAGATATTGACACAGAAGATGCAAACCTGAGTCCGAATAGTAAAAACACTGGTCCCAAAATGCCACCGAATATAATAGAACCAATTAGCCTGAATAAATTTTTCTTATCCAGACGACAAGGATTTAAAAATGATTGTTCCTTAAAAATGAGAGGAATAATCCCAAGGGCAGCACCTATGTATAATAAACCAGCAAGCTGAAATGGTGGAATATCAGCCATGAGAGCCTTGCTTGCCGGTGTTGCAGCTCCAAAGAGAAAAGCGGCCAGCAGTGCTGTAATTAGCGGAATTTTTGGCATTTTCCTGCTCACCTGAGCCTCTTGGACTTTCTTCCGATGGACCTTCGAACCACTACTCGCGCAAAGCCCCTTTCGGCAATATCACCCCTATGTAATTCACTGCCCAGGAATCCGCCAAACCAATTTTGTGCAACAACTTCCTGTTGGCAAGCTTTATCCACTGACGTGTGTGCCTTTGGGAAAGCACGCCCATCCGCATCCGAATAATGTGTATAGATAAAAAAATTTTCTATGTAGTACAGGTATAAAACATAAAATATATTTTCTATTTTATAGAGAACAATCTTTATCACCTAAGATTTTTCATTTTCTTATCTTAATCAAATTTACCATCCGTACTATAGTTTGGAGTCAAATATTTTGCTATTTTATAATAATTTTTAACCATTGAAATTTGTCAGAATACCTGATAAAGTTACATAATGTTATAATTATAACATTCATGATATACCCATAACATATTTCTTGGGCTGCCTATGCACAAATGGATTCTCTTTGCTCATCAGATTTCAAAAGACTCGGCAAATCTTCGCGTCAGGGTATGGAGAACCTTGAAAAAGTATGGCGTGGTATTTTTTAAAAACACCGTGTATATGCTGCCATATTCAAAAGAACACGAAGAAATGATGCGGTGGCTCTGTAAACAGATCAGAGATACCGGAAATGAGGCATCATTGTTTATTTCCGAATCTATGGATAAAGAGCAGGAGGACGAAATTATCAAGGCCTTTCACTCCATGCTCGATAAGGAGTATCTGGGCCTGGCAGAATCATGTGAAACCGTGATAAAAAAAATAGAAAACGACAAAAGCACGAAAATACTTACGGACAGGACAACAAAGGAATACAGAAAAAGACTTATGGAAATTACAAAAATATATGGCGATATACAGAGGATAGATTTTTTTCAGGCCCCCCAAGGAAATATTACAAACAAAACAATACAACGTTTACAGCAGAATCTGGAAAACCTGTCCGGGAAATCTGCAGAAAAGGAATCAGCCTTCGAGAAGACCTGTCAGATAAAGGATTTTTTGAACAGAAAATGGGCAACCAGAAAAGATGTTTACATTGATCGTATCGCATCCGCCTGGCTTATCAAACGATTTATCGACCCGAAGGCACGCTTTCTTTTTGTAGATAAAATCCATGAAATACCGGAGAATGCGGTTCCTTTTGATATGTACGGAGCTGAATTTACCCATCATGGAGATGATTGCACCTTTGAAACCTTTATGAAGGCATTTCATCTGAAGGATGCCGCCCTTCAGCAGATAGCGGAAATCGTGCATGACATCGATTTGAAAGATGGAAGATATGAAAGAGCAGAGGTTGAAGGGGTTGAACGGGTAATACGCGGACTGTGCATGAAACAAAAGGACGACAGCACACGGCTGGAAAAAGGGGCAGAACTCTTTGATGCCCTGTACACCTTTTATTCAAAAGAAAAATAATAATAGGAGAGAAAATATGCCGCCACTGGACGACCATTTCAAAAACAGCAAGGAAAGGACGGGAAAGGAATATGAAGCGCTTCACCACTGGCTTGATGATGACAAGCTAAAGGCTGCTGGCACTCATGATATATCAAGGATTCCTGATAATATTCAATATGTGCGTGAGAAATGGGGTGAAGATGCAGTAAGGGAATTTGTTCTTCACATAAAAGAAGACATGGAACATCGGATGAAGGAAAATCTTCAGTATTTTGGGTTATTTAAATGAACAATTATAAAATAGTATCTCCTTTTGTCGTCCTCTGCATGATAGGGTTTTTCGCGCGGATGAGTTACGCCATGGCAAGAACGCCCTTATTGCCCCTCTTTGCTCTCTCGTTGGGAGCGAACCCAAAGGAAATTGGATTTGTTGTCGGGGCTTCTACCATAACGGGTATCTTCTTTAAATTACCGGCCGGCACGCTTTCTGACATCTATGGCAGACACAGGATGCTCCTTATCAGCATCTTTATTTTCGCCATTACCCCATTTGCATATTATTTTATTTCCAATTACTGGAACCTGGTATATGTCAGATTCTTCCACGGCTTGGCCACATCAATCTACGGGCCGGTTGCCATGGCGACAATAGCTGATATTGCCGGAGCGAAAAAGGGAGAAAGGCTTTCATTATTCTCTTCAATTACGATTATTGGAAGTCTCATTGGCGCTCCATTTGGTGGTTATGTCCTTCATTATTTATCCGGTGATGAAATGTATTCTATGCGGCATTTTCATAGTGCATATATTATCTGCGGGATTATTGGCATGGTTTCTCTGGGGCTAATTGTTAAACTGCAAACTTCTCAGCAGGCTATCGCCATACATAGCGAAAATGTCATGCGAAATGTATGGCGAAGGTTTTTGAAAGGAATGAAAGAGGTAGCGCATGATTATCGCATCATCATTACGAGCGCCATGGAAGGAGTACAGAATCTGTCACTAGGAGCTCTGGAAGCGTTTCTACCTGTTTATGCCGTTACCGTTGTGAAACTGGACCCATTTCGCGCTGGCATCATCTGGGGGGCACAGATCATTTCCACTATTCTGGCAAAGCCTGTCATGGGAAAAATCTCAGACAGATATGGACGTAAGATGATTATCTTTTCCGGCATGTGGATTTGCGCAATCCCCTTTGCCTGTATTCCATTGACACAAAAATTTTCTCTTTTGCTGTCTCTTGCCATGATATTTGGCATCGGTGAGGCGTTTGTAACCTCATCCTCCGCGGCAATGGTGACAGAATTCTGCAAAGAGCAACATTACGGTTCTGCCATGGGGGTTTTCGGGAGCATCTTTGATATTGGCCATGCTTCCGGCCCCATATTGGCAGGATTCCTTCTGGTATACCTGAATTATCATTATACCTTTTCTCTCATTGCTCTCTTATTGATTGTTTCAACTTTTTTCTTTCTTTTTACTGTAACAGAAAGTAAATCAACGCTGCTTGATTCAGGAGGTATTACATGAAAATATTTTTTTCCGTGATATGTATTTGTTTTGTGATGATGCAGACTCAAGACGCAATGTCTAGCGAATCATCAACCGTGATATGGGAATCTTCATATGCACATACAGCTCCTGTTATTGACGGGAAAAGGGACAGGGTATGGGACCAATCAAAAACCCTTACGATTGAGGTTCGGGAGGCGATGGGAGGAGATAAACCATTTTCCGTTGAACTAAGCGCCATCCATACGGATGACACCCTGTATGTATTGACCAGGTGG
Protein-coding sequences here:
- a CDS encoding MFS transporter, translated to MNNYKIVSPFVVLCMIGFFARMSYAMARTPLLPLFALSLGANPKEIGFVVGASTITGIFFKLPAGTLSDIYGRHRMLLISIFIFAITPFAYYFISNYWNLVYVRFFHGLATSIYGPVAMATIADIAGAKKGERLSLFSSITIIGSLIGAPFGGYVLHYLSGDEMYSMRHFHSAYIICGIIGMVSLGLIVKLQTSQQAIAIHSENVMRNVWRRFLKGMKEVAHDYRIIITSAMEGVQNLSLGALEAFLPVYAVTVVKLDPFRAGIIWGAQIISTILAKPVMGKISDRYGRKMIIFSGMWICAIPFACIPLTQKFSLLLSLAMIFGIGEAFVTSSSAAMVTEFCKEQHYGSAMGVFGSIFDIGHASGPILAGFLLVYLNYHYTFSLIALLLIVSTFFFLFTVTESKSTLLDSGGIT
- a CDS encoding chromate resistance protein yields the protein MHKWILFAHQISKDSANLRVRVWRTLKKYGVVFFKNTVYMLPYSKEHEEMMRWLCKQIRDTGNEASLFISESMDKEQEDEIIKAFHSMLDKEYLGLAESCETVIKKIENDKSTKILTDRTTKEYRKRLMEITKIYGDIQRIDFFQAPQGNITNKTIQRLQQNLENLSGKSAEKESAFEKTCQIKDFLNRKWATRKDVYIDRIASAWLIKRFIDPKARFLFVDKIHEIPENAVPFDMYGAEFTHHGDDCTFETFMKAFHLKDAALQQIAEIVHDIDLKDGRYERAEVEGVERVIRGLCMKQKDDSTRLEKGAELFDALYTFYSKEK
- a CDS encoding DMT family transporter translates to MPKIPLITALLAAFLFGAATPASKALMADIPPFQLAGLLYIGAALGIIPLIFKEQSFLNPCRLDKKNLFRLIGSIIFGGILGPVFLLFGLRFASSVSISMWLNLELVATALLGYFIFRDHLTPYGWLSTAGMLIAAALLTNAEGISGITAGILVAIACFCWGLDNHLTVLINGMPPSQITFWKGIMAGIINFSIGAFMSSMEMTFTLFGIAIIVGVFSYGISVVLYIMSSQKLGTTRGQIIFSTAPFFGVVLSTTLLGESVADTQIWAGLIIMSSLVFLFLEKHEHEHIHCAITHDHWHKHDDGHHAHILPDVPHGLWHSHLHEHEEISHSHKHLPDLDHRHKHNK